The following coding sequences are from one Treponema bryantii window:
- a CDS encoding tetratricopeptide repeat protein, with amino-acid sequence MKLKKSFWAKFTSIAATIIFASCTTTNLSVPVPGQEGIKTRNIYAEYYNLGESYYELEDYKKAAEYYELAMRKKEQYWAAYYKLAKCYVYSSDWANALPMYKTILERDPENSSIKASLAYIYSMQGDFKNSVIVYEELLAVQPDNQQYLENYLAVLIADNKKFETKNAQKFTEAYETLKTEYPDNKNLKTFEDKYKELMKIQEEKPENKETPDVPEAPKPDSAP; translated from the coding sequence ATGAAATTGAAAAAATCGTTCTGGGCTAAGTTTACTTCTATAGCTGCAACAATAATTTTTGCCTCATGTACAACGACAAATCTCTCTGTTCCGGTTCCGGGGCAGGAGGGGATAAAAACTCGTAATATTTATGCTGAATATTATAATCTTGGTGAGTCGTATTATGAACTCGAAGATTATAAAAAAGCAGCAGAATATTATGAACTTGCAATGCGAAAAAAAGAACAGTATTGGGCTGCATATTATAAACTTGCAAAATGTTATGTGTACAGTTCAGACTGGGCTAATGCTCTTCCAATGTATAAAACAATTCTGGAACGGGATCCAGAAAACTCTTCAATAAAAGCAAGTCTCGCATATATATATTCTATGCAGGGAGATTTCAAGAACTCTGTAATTGTATATGAAGAGCTTCTTGCTGTTCAACCAGATAATCAGCAATATTTAGAAAACTACCTTGCAGTGCTGATTGCAGATAATAAGAAGTTTGAAACAAAAAATGCACAGAAGTTTACAGAAGCTTATGAAACTCTGAAAACAGAATATCCGGACAATAAAAATCTTAAAACTTTTGAAGATAAGTACAAAGAACTTATGAAGATTCAGGAAGAGAAACCGGAAAATAAAGAAACTCCAGATGTTCCTGAAGCTCCTAAGCCTGATTCTGCTCCATAA